In Triticum aestivum cultivar Chinese Spring chromosome 5B, IWGSC CS RefSeq v2.1, whole genome shotgun sequence, the following proteins share a genomic window:
- the LOC123112320 gene encoding putative F-box protein At3g17500 isoform X1, producing the protein MAMQPTKKKRLASLPQDLIELILVRLPVSDLLRCCGVCKQWDGIIRDPQFTMAHLRRARPRPLLFFQRGRASGKSFPSEAVLFDEAWSPSTRDVPVIDPDDFLCASCNGLVCLYSSNSTIKIANLATGESMHLAKPVKYATEYQSSFYSFGFSPATNEYKIVHFLPGQKLHPAGGSFSVIQVYTLGDDKWRDVRTLEVVSLYCVKQSGVVNVDGAMYWLTHDKESNWRRAVISFDLRDECLEIIRLPKVDFADPAFANPFCYWITEIDSKVSVAAVQARRDSVLARKLHIWTLDNKVEKSWTQKYSIELPALSVLGPHFIYEDKIIMHSRNGGIYCHELTSQRFTIDDTKLVKLLDSSPRSYENTQSYMCVKSLVRLDAYKKAGMVRTRKRKEGWKLKKWEAWEHDRSKIEELWRSGHRIQQRMHEMAHVIGAAISLNLPAPPDQQDSPHRRLNWVRVTDMLESHVDSLDAPWKVLVQAADAFSSETKKMIPAADQAKQRNEEESEAGPSRPKRKRKPSSRFDSSTWTT; encoded by the exons ATGGCGATGCAGCCAACAAAGAAGAAACGCCTGGCCAGCTTGCCGCAAGATCTCATCGAGCTGATACTTGTGAGGCTTCCAGTGAGCGATCTGCTGAGGTGCTGTGGTGTCTGCAAGCAGTGGGATGGCATCATCCGGGATCCGCAGTTCACCATGGCACACCTCAGGCGTGCGCGGCCTCGCCCCCTTTTATTTTTTCAACGAGGCCGGGCTTCAGGCAAGTCCTTCCCTAGCGAAGCAGTCCTCTTTGATGAGGCCTGGTCGCCATCGACGCGGGATGTGCCCGTGATTGATCCTGACGATTTCTTGTGCGCTTCGTGCAATGGCCTTGTTTGCTTGTACTCGAGTAACTCAACCATCAAGATAGCCAACCTCGCTACCGGTGAAAGTATGCACCTAGCCAAACCCGTCAAGTACGCGACGGAATATCAATCTTCGTTCTACAGCTTTGGTTTCAGCCCAGCTACAAATGAATACAAGATCGTGCACTTTCTTCCGGGCCAGAAGCTCCATCCTGCTGGTGGTTCCTTCAGTGTCATTCAAGTTTACACGCTAGGCGATGACAAGTGGAGGGACGTCAGAACTCTAGAAGTTGTAAGCCTGTACTGTGTGAAACAAAGTGGAGTTGTCAATGTTGACGGAGCAATGTACTGGCTAACCCATGACAAAGAAAGCAACTGGCGACGGGCCGTTATATCCTTTGATCTCAGAGATGAATGTCTAGAAATAATACGGTTGCCCAAAGTTGATTTTGCGGATCCTGCATTTGCTAATCCGTTCTGTTACTGGATCACCGAGATAGATTCCAAGGTGTCTGTGGCTGCTGTTCAAGCCAGAAGAGATTCCGTGCTCGCAAGGAAGCTGCATATCTGGACACTTGACAACAAGGTAGAGAAAAGCTGGACCCAGAAGTATAGTATTGAGTTACCAGCACTTAGCGTTCTTGGACCGCATTTCATCTACGAGGATAAGATTATCATGCATAGTCGTAATGGTGGCATATATTGCCATGAATTGACAAGCCAGCGATTTACGATTGACGATACCAAGTTGGTGAAGCTGTTAGATTCCAGCCCCCGCAGCTACGAGAATACGCAATCCTATATGTGTGTGAAGTCACTTGTTCGGTTGGATGCATACAAGAAGGCCGGTATGGTGCGCACGCGAAAGAGAAAAGAGGGTTGGAAATTGAAGAAGTGGGAGGCGTGGGAACATGACCGTTCTAAGATAGAGGAGCTGTGGAGATCAGGCCATCGGATTCAGCAAAGGATGCAT GAAATGGCACATGTGATCGGCGCAGCCATCAGTCTGAACTTGCCTGCCCCACCAGATCAG CAGGATAGCCCCCACCGACGGCTTAATTGGGTGCGGGTGACGGACATGCTGGAGTCTCATGTTGATAGTTTGGATGCTCCATGGAAG GTCTTAGTCCAGGCAGCTGACGCCTTCAGTAGTGAGACCAAGAAGATGATCCCAGCGGCAGACCAGGCAAAG CAGAGAAATGAAGAGGAGAGCGAGGCTGGCCCATCAAGGCCAAAGCGGAAGAGGAAGCCCAGCTCCAGATTTGATTCGTCGACGTGGACAACCTGA
- the LOC123112320 gene encoding putative F-box protein At3g17500 isoform X2, producing the protein MAMQPTKKKRLASLPQDLIELILVRLPVSDLLRCCGVCKQWDGIIRDPQFTMAHLRRARPRPLLFFQRGRASGKSFPSEAVLFDEAWSPSTRDVPVIDPDDFLCASCNGLVCLYSSNSTIKIANLATGESMHLAKPVKYATEYQSSFYSFGFSPATNEYKIVHFLPGQKLHPAGGSFSVIQVYTLGDDKWRDVRTLEVVSLYCVKQSGVVNVDGAMYWLTHDKESNWRRAVISFDLRDECLEIIRLPKVDFADPAFANPFCYWITEIDSKVSVAAVQARRDSVLARKLHIWTLDNKVEKSWTQKYSIELPALSVLGPHFIYEDKIIMHSRNGGIYCHELTSQRFTIDDTKLVKLLDSSPRSYENTQSYMCVKSLVRLDAYKKAGMVRTRKRKEGWKLKKWEAWEHDRSKIEELWRSGHRIQQRMHEMAHVIGAAISLNLPAPPDQQDSPHRRLNWVRVTDMLESHVDSLDAPWKVLVQAADAFSSETKKMIPAADQAKRNEEESEAGPSRPKRKRKPSSRFDSSTWTT; encoded by the exons ATGGCGATGCAGCCAACAAAGAAGAAACGCCTGGCCAGCTTGCCGCAAGATCTCATCGAGCTGATACTTGTGAGGCTTCCAGTGAGCGATCTGCTGAGGTGCTGTGGTGTCTGCAAGCAGTGGGATGGCATCATCCGGGATCCGCAGTTCACCATGGCACACCTCAGGCGTGCGCGGCCTCGCCCCCTTTTATTTTTTCAACGAGGCCGGGCTTCAGGCAAGTCCTTCCCTAGCGAAGCAGTCCTCTTTGATGAGGCCTGGTCGCCATCGACGCGGGATGTGCCCGTGATTGATCCTGACGATTTCTTGTGCGCTTCGTGCAATGGCCTTGTTTGCTTGTACTCGAGTAACTCAACCATCAAGATAGCCAACCTCGCTACCGGTGAAAGTATGCACCTAGCCAAACCCGTCAAGTACGCGACGGAATATCAATCTTCGTTCTACAGCTTTGGTTTCAGCCCAGCTACAAATGAATACAAGATCGTGCACTTTCTTCCGGGCCAGAAGCTCCATCCTGCTGGTGGTTCCTTCAGTGTCATTCAAGTTTACACGCTAGGCGATGACAAGTGGAGGGACGTCAGAACTCTAGAAGTTGTAAGCCTGTACTGTGTGAAACAAAGTGGAGTTGTCAATGTTGACGGAGCAATGTACTGGCTAACCCATGACAAAGAAAGCAACTGGCGACGGGCCGTTATATCCTTTGATCTCAGAGATGAATGTCTAGAAATAATACGGTTGCCCAAAGTTGATTTTGCGGATCCTGCATTTGCTAATCCGTTCTGTTACTGGATCACCGAGATAGATTCCAAGGTGTCTGTGGCTGCTGTTCAAGCCAGAAGAGATTCCGTGCTCGCAAGGAAGCTGCATATCTGGACACTTGACAACAAGGTAGAGAAAAGCTGGACCCAGAAGTATAGTATTGAGTTACCAGCACTTAGCGTTCTTGGACCGCATTTCATCTACGAGGATAAGATTATCATGCATAGTCGTAATGGTGGCATATATTGCCATGAATTGACAAGCCAGCGATTTACGATTGACGATACCAAGTTGGTGAAGCTGTTAGATTCCAGCCCCCGCAGCTACGAGAATACGCAATCCTATATGTGTGTGAAGTCACTTGTTCGGTTGGATGCATACAAGAAGGCCGGTATGGTGCGCACGCGAAAGAGAAAAGAGGGTTGGAAATTGAAGAAGTGGGAGGCGTGGGAACATGACCGTTCTAAGATAGAGGAGCTGTGGAGATCAGGCCATCGGATTCAGCAAAGGATGCAT GAAATGGCACATGTGATCGGCGCAGCCATCAGTCTGAACTTGCCTGCCCCACCAGATCAG CAGGATAGCCCCCACCGACGGCTTAATTGGGTGCGGGTGACGGACATGCTGGAGTCTCATGTTGATAGTTTGGATGCTCCATGGAAG GTCTTAGTCCAGGCAGCTGACGCCTTCAGTAGTGAGACCAAGAAGATGATCCCAGCGGCAGACCAGGCAAAG AGAAATGAAGAGGAGAGCGAGGCTGGCCCATCAAGGCCAAAGCGGAAGAGGAAGCCCAGCTCCAGATTTGATTCGTCGACGTGGACAACCTGA
- the LOC123112320 gene encoding putative F-box protein At3g17500 isoform X3: protein MAMQPTKKKRLASLPQDLIELILVRLPVSDLLRCCGVCKQWDGIIRDPQFTMAHLRRARPRPLLFFQRGRASGKSFPSEAVLFDEAWSPSTRDVPVIDPDDFLCASCNGLVCLYSSNSTIKIANLATGESMHLAKPVKYATEYQSSFYSFGFSPATNEYKIVHFLPGQKLHPAGGSFSVIQVYTLGDDKWRDVRTLEVVSLYCVKQSGVVNVDGAMYWLTHDKESNWRRAVISFDLRDECLEIIRLPKVDFADPAFANPFCYWITEIDSKVSVAAVQARRDSVLARKLHIWTLDNKVEKSWTQKYSIELPALSVLGPHFIYEDKIIMHSRNGGIYCHELTSQRFTIDDTKLVKLLDSSPRSYENTQSYMCVKSLVRLDAYKKAGMVRTRKRKEGWKLKKWEAWEHDRSKIEELWRSGHRIQQRMHEMAHVIGAAISLNLPAPPDQDSPHRRLNWVRVTDMLESHVDSLDAPWKVLVQAADAFSSETKKMIPAADQAKQRNEEESEAGPSRPKRKRKPSSRFDSSTWTT, encoded by the exons ATGGCGATGCAGCCAACAAAGAAGAAACGCCTGGCCAGCTTGCCGCAAGATCTCATCGAGCTGATACTTGTGAGGCTTCCAGTGAGCGATCTGCTGAGGTGCTGTGGTGTCTGCAAGCAGTGGGATGGCATCATCCGGGATCCGCAGTTCACCATGGCACACCTCAGGCGTGCGCGGCCTCGCCCCCTTTTATTTTTTCAACGAGGCCGGGCTTCAGGCAAGTCCTTCCCTAGCGAAGCAGTCCTCTTTGATGAGGCCTGGTCGCCATCGACGCGGGATGTGCCCGTGATTGATCCTGACGATTTCTTGTGCGCTTCGTGCAATGGCCTTGTTTGCTTGTACTCGAGTAACTCAACCATCAAGATAGCCAACCTCGCTACCGGTGAAAGTATGCACCTAGCCAAACCCGTCAAGTACGCGACGGAATATCAATCTTCGTTCTACAGCTTTGGTTTCAGCCCAGCTACAAATGAATACAAGATCGTGCACTTTCTTCCGGGCCAGAAGCTCCATCCTGCTGGTGGTTCCTTCAGTGTCATTCAAGTTTACACGCTAGGCGATGACAAGTGGAGGGACGTCAGAACTCTAGAAGTTGTAAGCCTGTACTGTGTGAAACAAAGTGGAGTTGTCAATGTTGACGGAGCAATGTACTGGCTAACCCATGACAAAGAAAGCAACTGGCGACGGGCCGTTATATCCTTTGATCTCAGAGATGAATGTCTAGAAATAATACGGTTGCCCAAAGTTGATTTTGCGGATCCTGCATTTGCTAATCCGTTCTGTTACTGGATCACCGAGATAGATTCCAAGGTGTCTGTGGCTGCTGTTCAAGCCAGAAGAGATTCCGTGCTCGCAAGGAAGCTGCATATCTGGACACTTGACAACAAGGTAGAGAAAAGCTGGACCCAGAAGTATAGTATTGAGTTACCAGCACTTAGCGTTCTTGGACCGCATTTCATCTACGAGGATAAGATTATCATGCATAGTCGTAATGGTGGCATATATTGCCATGAATTGACAAGCCAGCGATTTACGATTGACGATACCAAGTTGGTGAAGCTGTTAGATTCCAGCCCCCGCAGCTACGAGAATACGCAATCCTATATGTGTGTGAAGTCACTTGTTCGGTTGGATGCATACAAGAAGGCCGGTATGGTGCGCACGCGAAAGAGAAAAGAGGGTTGGAAATTGAAGAAGTGGGAGGCGTGGGAACATGACCGTTCTAAGATAGAGGAGCTGTGGAGATCAGGCCATCGGATTCAGCAAAGGATGCAT GAAATGGCACATGTGATCGGCGCAGCCATCAGTCTGAACTTGCCTGCCCCACCAGATCAG GATAGCCCCCACCGACGGCTTAATTGGGTGCGGGTGACGGACATGCTGGAGTCTCATGTTGATAGTTTGGATGCTCCATGGAAG GTCTTAGTCCAGGCAGCTGACGCCTTCAGTAGTGAGACCAAGAAGATGATCCCAGCGGCAGACCAGGCAAAG CAGAGAAATGAAGAGGAGAGCGAGGCTGGCCCATCAAGGCCAAAGCGGAAGAGGAAGCCCAGCTCCAGATTTGATTCGTCGACGTGGACAACCTGA
- the LOC123112320 gene encoding putative F-box protein At3g17500 isoform X4 produces the protein MAMQPTKKKRLASLPQDLIELILVRLPVSDLLRCCGVCKQWDGIIRDPQFTMAHLRRARPRPLLFFQRGRASGKSFPSEAVLFDEAWSPSTRDVPVIDPDDFLCASCNGLVCLYSSNSTIKIANLATGESMHLAKPVKYATEYQSSFYSFGFSPATNEYKIVHFLPGQKLHPAGGSFSVIQVYTLGDDKWRDVRTLEVVSLYCVKQSGVVNVDGAMYWLTHDKESNWRRAVISFDLRDECLEIIRLPKVDFADPAFANPFCYWITEIDSKVSVAAVQARRDSVLARKLHIWTLDNKVEKSWTQKYSIELPALSVLGPHFIYEDKIIMHSRNGGIYCHELTSQRFTIDDTKLVKLLDSSPRSYENTQSYMCVKSLVRLDAYKKAGMVRTRKRKEGWKLKKWEAWEHDRSKIEELWRSGHRIQQRMHEMAHVIGAAISLNLPAPPDQDSPHRRLNWVRVTDMLESHVDSLDAPWKVLVQAADAFSSETKKMIPAADQAKRNEEESEAGPSRPKRKRKPSSRFDSSTWTT, from the exons ATGGCGATGCAGCCAACAAAGAAGAAACGCCTGGCCAGCTTGCCGCAAGATCTCATCGAGCTGATACTTGTGAGGCTTCCAGTGAGCGATCTGCTGAGGTGCTGTGGTGTCTGCAAGCAGTGGGATGGCATCATCCGGGATCCGCAGTTCACCATGGCACACCTCAGGCGTGCGCGGCCTCGCCCCCTTTTATTTTTTCAACGAGGCCGGGCTTCAGGCAAGTCCTTCCCTAGCGAAGCAGTCCTCTTTGATGAGGCCTGGTCGCCATCGACGCGGGATGTGCCCGTGATTGATCCTGACGATTTCTTGTGCGCTTCGTGCAATGGCCTTGTTTGCTTGTACTCGAGTAACTCAACCATCAAGATAGCCAACCTCGCTACCGGTGAAAGTATGCACCTAGCCAAACCCGTCAAGTACGCGACGGAATATCAATCTTCGTTCTACAGCTTTGGTTTCAGCCCAGCTACAAATGAATACAAGATCGTGCACTTTCTTCCGGGCCAGAAGCTCCATCCTGCTGGTGGTTCCTTCAGTGTCATTCAAGTTTACACGCTAGGCGATGACAAGTGGAGGGACGTCAGAACTCTAGAAGTTGTAAGCCTGTACTGTGTGAAACAAAGTGGAGTTGTCAATGTTGACGGAGCAATGTACTGGCTAACCCATGACAAAGAAAGCAACTGGCGACGGGCCGTTATATCCTTTGATCTCAGAGATGAATGTCTAGAAATAATACGGTTGCCCAAAGTTGATTTTGCGGATCCTGCATTTGCTAATCCGTTCTGTTACTGGATCACCGAGATAGATTCCAAGGTGTCTGTGGCTGCTGTTCAAGCCAGAAGAGATTCCGTGCTCGCAAGGAAGCTGCATATCTGGACACTTGACAACAAGGTAGAGAAAAGCTGGACCCAGAAGTATAGTATTGAGTTACCAGCACTTAGCGTTCTTGGACCGCATTTCATCTACGAGGATAAGATTATCATGCATAGTCGTAATGGTGGCATATATTGCCATGAATTGACAAGCCAGCGATTTACGATTGACGATACCAAGTTGGTGAAGCTGTTAGATTCCAGCCCCCGCAGCTACGAGAATACGCAATCCTATATGTGTGTGAAGTCACTTGTTCGGTTGGATGCATACAAGAAGGCCGGTATGGTGCGCACGCGAAAGAGAAAAGAGGGTTGGAAATTGAAGAAGTGGGAGGCGTGGGAACATGACCGTTCTAAGATAGAGGAGCTGTGGAGATCAGGCCATCGGATTCAGCAAAGGATGCAT GAAATGGCACATGTGATCGGCGCAGCCATCAGTCTGAACTTGCCTGCCCCACCAGATCAG GATAGCCCCCACCGACGGCTTAATTGGGTGCGGGTGACGGACATGCTGGAGTCTCATGTTGATAGTTTGGATGCTCCATGGAAG GTCTTAGTCCAGGCAGCTGACGCCTTCAGTAGTGAGACCAAGAAGATGATCCCAGCGGCAGACCAGGCAAAG AGAAATGAAGAGGAGAGCGAGGCTGGCCCATCAAGGCCAAAGCGGAAGAGGAAGCCCAGCTCCAGATTTGATTCGTCGACGTGGACAACCTGA